The Camelina sativa cultivar DH55 chromosome 14, Cs, whole genome shotgun sequence genome includes a window with the following:
- the LOC104741921 gene encoding cystathionine gamma-synthase 1, chloroplastic-like isoform X3: protein MGEMNNLKPSFLSSDGSLAVHAGERLCREINTTSITTPVVNTTTYFFKNTSDLVDFKEQRIVCHEYTRYGSPTTMVLEEKISALEGAESTLVVASGMCAISVMLLALVPTNGHIVTTKDCYKETRMIMENFLPKLGITVTMIDSDDTARLEAVVNDHNVSMFFTESPTNPFLRCVDIKLVSEICHKRGTLVCIDGTIATPLNQKALALGADLILQSGTKYIGGHNDVLAGCISGSTKLISKIRILHQLLGGTLNPNAAYLLIRSMKTMHLRVKQHNSNALRMAQVLEAHPKVSRVYYPGLPSHPEHLIAKRQMTGFGGLVTFEVAGDLKKTIKFIDSLKIPYIATSFGGCESFVDQPATRNWDVPREERLNYELNDNLVRFSFGIEDFDDIKADVLQALDTI, encoded by the exons ATGGGGGAGATGAACAATTTGAAGCCCTCATTCTTGAGCTCCGATGGGAGTTTGGCTGTTCATGCTG GTGAAAGATTATGTCGTGAAATAAACACAACTTCGATCACGACCCCTGTAGTAAACACAACGACCTACTTCTTCAAGAACACTTCCGACCTAGTCGACTTCAAG GAGCAACGGATTGTATGTCATGAGTATACTCGTTATGGAAGCCCAACAACTATGGTACTTGAAGAAAAGATTAG TGCACTTGAAGGTGCTGAATCAACTTTGGTCGTGGCATCTGGAATGTGTGCAATTAGTGTTATGCTTTTGGCATTGGTTCCTACGAATGGTCATATTGTGACAACTAAAGATTGTTACAAGGAGACAAGGATGATCATGGAGAATTTTCTTCCCAAATTGGGAATCACC GTGACTATGATTGACTCTGATGATACCGCAAGGCTCGAAGCTGTAGTGAATGACCATAAT GTTTCTATGTTCTTTACTGAGTCCCCAACAAACCCATTTCTTCGATGTGTGGACATTAAGTTAGTGTCAGAAATCTGTCACAAAAGAGGAACTCTTGTTTGTATAGACGGTACCATTGCAACACCTTTGAATCAAAAGGCACTTGCCCTTGGTGCTGATCTTATTCTCCAGTCTGGTACTAAGTACATTGGAGGACACAATGAT GTTCTTGCTGGATGCATATCTGGCTCAACGAAGTTGATTTCTAAGATTCGCATTTTGCATCAACTTTTGGGAGGCACGCTTAATCCT AATGCCGCATATTTACTCATCCGAAGCATGAAGACGATGCATCTTCGTGTAAAACAACATAATTCAAATGCTTTGAGGATGGCCCAAGTGTTAGAAGCACATCCCAAg GTAAGTCGCGTTTACTACCCGGGCCTTCCGAGTCATCCCGAACATCTCATAGCCAAGCGACAAATGACTGGTTTTGGTGGTTTGGTCACTTTCGAG GTTGCTGGAGATTTGAAGAAGACAATCAAGTTCATTGATTCTCTGAAGATCCCTTACATTGCAACATCTTTTGGTGGATGCGAGAGCTTCGTGGACCAACCTGCCACAAGGAACTG GGATGTACCGCGAGAAGAAAGGCTCAACTATGAACTCAACGACAACTTAGTTCGTTTCAGTTTTGGTATTGAAGACTTTGATGACATCAAGGCTGACGTTCTTCAAGCTCTTGATACCATCTAA
- the LOC104741921 gene encoding probable cystathionine gamma-synthase 2 isoform X2 has product MLTFIFFGLESEFQFDQKERKRELAHPMGEMNNLKPSFLSSDGSLAVHAGERLCREINTTSITTPVVNTTTYFFKNTSDLVDFKEQRIVCHEYTRYGSPTTMVLEEKISALEGAESTLVVASGMCAISVMLLALVPTNGHIVTTKDCYKETRMIMENFLPKLGITVTMIDSDDTARLEAVVNDHNVSMFFTESPTNPFLRCVDIKLVSEICHKRGTLVCIDGTIATPLNQKALALGADLILQSGTKYIGGHNDVLAGCISGSTKLISKIRILHQLLGGTLNPNAAYLLIRSMKTMHLRVKQHNSNALRMAQVLEAHPKVSRVYYPGLPSHPEHLIAKRQMTGFGGLVTFEVAGDLKKTIKFIDSLKIPYIATSFGGCESFVDQPATRNWDVPREERLNYELNDNLVRFSFGIEDFDDIKADVLQALDTI; this is encoded by the exons ATGCTTACATTTATATTCTTCGGTTTGGAAAGTGAATTTCAATTTGATCAAAAAGAGAG AAAGAGGGAACTAGCTCATCCGATGGGGGAGATGAACAATTTGAAGCCCTCATTCTTGAGCTCCGATGGGAGTTTGGCTGTTCATGCTG GTGAAAGATTATGTCGTGAAATAAACACAACTTCGATCACGACCCCTGTAGTAAACACAACGACCTACTTCTTCAAGAACACTTCCGACCTAGTCGACTTCAAG GAGCAACGGATTGTATGTCATGAGTATACTCGTTATGGAAGCCCAACAACTATGGTACTTGAAGAAAAGATTAG TGCACTTGAAGGTGCTGAATCAACTTTGGTCGTGGCATCTGGAATGTGTGCAATTAGTGTTATGCTTTTGGCATTGGTTCCTACGAATGGTCATATTGTGACAACTAAAGATTGTTACAAGGAGACAAGGATGATCATGGAGAATTTTCTTCCCAAATTGGGAATCACC GTGACTATGATTGACTCTGATGATACCGCAAGGCTCGAAGCTGTAGTGAATGACCATAAT GTTTCTATGTTCTTTACTGAGTCCCCAACAAACCCATTTCTTCGATGTGTGGACATTAAGTTAGTGTCAGAAATCTGTCACAAAAGAGGAACTCTTGTTTGTATAGACGGTACCATTGCAACACCTTTGAATCAAAAGGCACTTGCCCTTGGTGCTGATCTTATTCTCCAGTCTGGTACTAAGTACATTGGAGGACACAATGAT GTTCTTGCTGGATGCATATCTGGCTCAACGAAGTTGATTTCTAAGATTCGCATTTTGCATCAACTTTTGGGAGGCACGCTTAATCCT AATGCCGCATATTTACTCATCCGAAGCATGAAGACGATGCATCTTCGTGTAAAACAACATAATTCAAATGCTTTGAGGATGGCCCAAGTGTTAGAAGCACATCCCAAg GTAAGTCGCGTTTACTACCCGGGCCTTCCGAGTCATCCCGAACATCTCATAGCCAAGCGACAAATGACTGGTTTTGGTGGTTTGGTCACTTTCGAG GTTGCTGGAGATTTGAAGAAGACAATCAAGTTCATTGATTCTCTGAAGATCCCTTACATTGCAACATCTTTTGGTGGATGCGAGAGCTTCGTGGACCAACCTGCCACAAGGAACTG GGATGTACCGCGAGAAGAAAGGCTCAACTATGAACTCAACGACAACTTAGTTCGTTTCAGTTTTGGTATTGAAGACTTTGATGACATCAAGGCTGACGTTCTTCAAGCTCTTGATACCATCTAA
- the LOC104741921 gene encoding probable cystathionine gamma-synthase 2 isoform X1 gives MFQVVLWLDIKNVFQSILLTHSVPCMLTFIFFGLESEFQFDQKERKRELAHPMGEMNNLKPSFLSSDGSLAVHAGERLCREINTTSITTPVVNTTTYFFKNTSDLVDFKEQRIVCHEYTRYGSPTTMVLEEKISALEGAESTLVVASGMCAISVMLLALVPTNGHIVTTKDCYKETRMIMENFLPKLGITVTMIDSDDTARLEAVVNDHNVSMFFTESPTNPFLRCVDIKLVSEICHKRGTLVCIDGTIATPLNQKALALGADLILQSGTKYIGGHNDVLAGCISGSTKLISKIRILHQLLGGTLNPNAAYLLIRSMKTMHLRVKQHNSNALRMAQVLEAHPKVSRVYYPGLPSHPEHLIAKRQMTGFGGLVTFEVAGDLKKTIKFIDSLKIPYIATSFGGCESFVDQPATRNWDVPREERLNYELNDNLVRFSFGIEDFDDIKADVLQALDTI, from the exons ATGTTTCAGGTCGTGCTTTGGTTGGATATTAAAAACGTTTTTCAAAGCATTCTCTTAACACATTCCGTACCTTGCATGCTTACATTTATATTCTTCGGTTTGGAAAGTGAATTTCAATTTGATCAAAAAGAGAG AAAGAGGGAACTAGCTCATCCGATGGGGGAGATGAACAATTTGAAGCCCTCATTCTTGAGCTCCGATGGGAGTTTGGCTGTTCATGCTG GTGAAAGATTATGTCGTGAAATAAACACAACTTCGATCACGACCCCTGTAGTAAACACAACGACCTACTTCTTCAAGAACACTTCCGACCTAGTCGACTTCAAG GAGCAACGGATTGTATGTCATGAGTATACTCGTTATGGAAGCCCAACAACTATGGTACTTGAAGAAAAGATTAG TGCACTTGAAGGTGCTGAATCAACTTTGGTCGTGGCATCTGGAATGTGTGCAATTAGTGTTATGCTTTTGGCATTGGTTCCTACGAATGGTCATATTGTGACAACTAAAGATTGTTACAAGGAGACAAGGATGATCATGGAGAATTTTCTTCCCAAATTGGGAATCACC GTGACTATGATTGACTCTGATGATACCGCAAGGCTCGAAGCTGTAGTGAATGACCATAAT GTTTCTATGTTCTTTACTGAGTCCCCAACAAACCCATTTCTTCGATGTGTGGACATTAAGTTAGTGTCAGAAATCTGTCACAAAAGAGGAACTCTTGTTTGTATAGACGGTACCATTGCAACACCTTTGAATCAAAAGGCACTTGCCCTTGGTGCTGATCTTATTCTCCAGTCTGGTACTAAGTACATTGGAGGACACAATGAT GTTCTTGCTGGATGCATATCTGGCTCAACGAAGTTGATTTCTAAGATTCGCATTTTGCATCAACTTTTGGGAGGCACGCTTAATCCT AATGCCGCATATTTACTCATCCGAAGCATGAAGACGATGCATCTTCGTGTAAAACAACATAATTCAAATGCTTTGAGGATGGCCCAAGTGTTAGAAGCACATCCCAAg GTAAGTCGCGTTTACTACCCGGGCCTTCCGAGTCATCCCGAACATCTCATAGCCAAGCGACAAATGACTGGTTTTGGTGGTTTGGTCACTTTCGAG GTTGCTGGAGATTTGAAGAAGACAATCAAGTTCATTGATTCTCTGAAGATCCCTTACATTGCAACATCTTTTGGTGGATGCGAGAGCTTCGTGGACCAACCTGCCACAAGGAACTG GGATGTACCGCGAGAAGAAAGGCTCAACTATGAACTCAACGACAACTTAGTTCGTTTCAGTTTTGGTATTGAAGACTTTGATGACATCAAGGCTGACGTTCTTCAAGCTCTTGATACCATCTAA